A segment of the Siphonobacter curvatus genome:
GCGGGACCTGGAAACCTTCCTGCAAAGCACGCAGGAGCATGTAACGGGTCAGGTGAACGTCCAGTTGCAGCCATACCGTTTCTTCGTAACGGGTATCGAGTCGCCCTATGATCTGATGAGCAATGTCTTCGGCAGCTACGGTGAGATGAACAATGCCTGGAGTGGCGATGACGTACGTGGCTTCTCGAAAATTGCCTCGAATCAGACCATGATTCACCGTAAAATCACTGAATTGAACGATAAATAAGGTTGATGGTTGATTGTTACAAGTTATTGTTAGTGAGACGTTTGGTGTATAAAACGTTTAGATAAACTAACAATCAACTACTACTGAACTACTATTCATGAAGATTGGCATTATTGGAGCGGCTGGTTATACGGGAGGCGAATTGCTTCGCATTCTGATTCATCACCCCGAAGCAACCATTGCTTACGCTCATTCAAATAGTCAGGCGGGCAAACCCGTAGCGTCGACGCACACGGATTTGTTCGGCGACACGGATTTAACGTTTGCCGAACACTTTCATACGGATGTAGACGTCGTATTCCTGTGTTCGGGACACGGTGAGTCAAAGAAGTTTCTGGCGGCGAATCCCGATTTTGAAAACGTACGGATCATTGATTTGAGTACGGATTTCCGGGACGAGTCCAACGGCTTCGTTTACGGCCTGCCCGAACTGCAACGCGACGGGATCCGTCAGGCTCAGAAGGTTGCTAATCCGGGTTGCTTTGCAACCAGTATCGAATTGGCTCTGTTGCCGCTGGCTCAGGCCGGGTTGCTGAAGGACGAGGTGCACGTATCCGCCGTAACCGGCAGTACGGGAGCCGGACAGTCGCTCAGTGCGACGAGTCACTTTAGCTGGCGGAATAACAACATGAGTATCTACAAAGCCTTTACGCACCAGCACCTGACCGAAATCGGGATGGTACTGCGAAAGGGACAAGCTGATTTCACGCAGAAAATCAACTTTATTCCGTACCGGGGCAACTTCACGCGGGGTATCATGGCCAATGTGTATACAGAATTTGCGGGTACGCTGGAAGAGGCGACGAAGCTCTATACCGATTACTACGCCACGCATCCTTTCACGCACGTAAGTCCGGCGAGTATCGATGTGAAGCAGGTCGTCAATACCAATAAAGGTCTTGTGCATCTGGAAGTACACGAAGGACAATTGCTGATCACCAGTATCATCGATAACCTGACAAAAGGGGCTTCCGGTCAAGCTGTACAAAATATGAATCTGATGTTTGGACTGGATGAAAAAGCCGGTCTGAATCTGAAATCAGTCGGTTTTTAGGAAGTTTGAAAGTGTCTGAAGAGTTTCAGGTTTGAATACGTATAAAGTTTGAATAAGGGTAAGGATTAGATACAGATCAGTATCAGATTTGAAATGTCTCAAACCTCAAACTTTCTCAAACCTGAAACCATAAAAATAACAAAGCATGAATCCATTCAATGTTTACCCGCTCTACGACATCGAGCCTGTGAAAGCTCAGGGTAGTTATTTGTGGGATAAAAAAGGCGATCAGTACCTGGATTTGTATGGCGGTCACGCGGTCATTTCGGTGGGTCATTCACATCCGTATTACGTAGAAGCCCTGACGCGTCAGCTGTCACAAATTGGATTTTACTCCAATTCCGTACAGATTCCCTTACAAAAGGAATTAGGTGAGAAACTGGGGGCCCTTTCTGGTTACCCGGACTATTCGCTGTTTCTGGTGAATTCGGGGGCCGAAGCTAACGAAAACGCCCTGAAACTAGCTTCCTTTTACAACGGACGTAAGAAAGTAATTGCTTTTAAAGCGGCTTTCCATGGTCGTACGTCCGGAGCCGTAGCGGTTACGGATAACCCTTCCATTGTCGCTCCCATCAACGATAATTCACACGTTACGTTCATCCCCTTCAATGATGTGGAGGCTTTGAAAGCCAACATGAGCGAAGAAATCTGTGCGGTAATCGTGGAAGGCATTCAGGGCGTCGGCGGTATTCACGTGACATCTACGGAGTTCCTGCAGGCCGCTCGCCAGTTATGCGACCAGTTCGGTTCCGTACTCATCCTGGATTCCGTACAGTGCGGGTATGGACGGACGGGGAAGTTCTTCTCGCACCAGTTCACAGGCGTAGAACCCGATCTGATTACCACCGCTAAAGGAATGGGCAATGGCTTCCCAATTGGCAGCGTACTGATTTCACCCAAATTCCACGCCAAATTTGGTATGCTGGGTACAACCTTTGGAGGCAATCACTTGGCCTGTGCGGCGGCGGTTGCGGTGCTCGACATTATGAAAAACGAGAACCTGATCGAAAACGCCGAAAAGCAGGGAGCCTACCTGTTTGAACAACTCAAAGGTATCAGCGGGATTAAGGAGTTACGCGGTCGCGGTTTGATGATCGGTATCGAATTTGAGCAGCCCGTCGATAAAATCCGGGACACCCTGCTGTTCGAACATAAAATTTTCTGTGGCTACGCGGGCAAGCATACCCTGCGTTTGCTGCCGAGTCTGGCCATCGGTCAGGCCGAAAGCGATCAATTCTTGGAAGCACTCGATCAAGTATTGGCGGTAAACGCCTAAGGAGTTTCAGCGTTTAGGGTTTTAAGTTTAGAGTGATTGCGTGAAGGATAAAAGGAGTGAAAATTCTGTATACACAGGAAAGGTTTTACTCAAAATCGCAAGCAAGGCCACTCTAAACCCCAAACCCGAAACTCTAAACCGCAGCGGCGGCCGCTCAAAACCCTAAACTCAACCAATGAAACAATTTCTTTCCGTTCATGATGTTCCTGACCTGCCGGGATTAGTGCAGGAAGCTCTTTGGCTGAAACAGAACCCCTATGCCGACGAAAACCTGGGACGGCATAAAACGCTGGGCTTACTATTCTTTAACGCCAGCCTTCGCACCCGGCTGAGTACGCAGAAAGCAGCCGAAAATCTGGGTATGAAAGTGATGGTAATGAACGTTACCACGGATTCCTGGGGTCTGGAATTTGAAGATGGAGCGATCATGAACGGAAATAAGGCCGAACACGTCAAGGAAGCGGCCGCTGTGGTAGGGCAGTACTGCGATATCATTGGCGTACGGAGTTTTCCTTCGCTGACCGATCGGGAGAAGGATTACCAGGAGCAGGTCATCAAGCAATTTGTCAAGTACGCTGGCGTACCGATTCTGAGTCTGGAGTCAGCGACACGACACCCGTTACAATCCTTTACAGATCTGATTACGATCGAGGAGACGAAAACAGTGGCTCGTCCGAAAGTAGTACTGACCTGGGCTCCGCACGTGAAGGCACTGCCCCAGGCCGTACCCAACTCCTTTGCCGAGTGGATGAATGCTGCTGACGTAGATTTCGTCATTACGCATCCCGAAGGTTACGCTTTGGCTCCCGAGTTTTCGGGGAACGCCCGCGTGACGCACAACCAACGCGAAGCTTTCGAAGGAGCTGATTTCATTTACGCGAAAAACTGGTCTTCGTACGAAACCTACGGCCAAATCATCAACAGTGACCCGGCCTGGATGATTACGCAGGAAAAAATGGGACTGACGAATCAGGCCAAGTTCATGCACTGCTTGCCCGTTCGCCGGAATCTGGTGGTCGAAGACGCTGTACTGGATTCGGCTAATTCAATCGTTATTCAGGAAGCTGGAAACCGCGTTTGGGCTGCTCAGGCTGTACTCAAGCGAATGTTACAAGCTTAATCATAGACGGAAGGGTATGCGGGCAAAAACCTGCGTACCCTTTTTCTTTATTCGAACCTACATGCTCACGGTTATTAAAATTGGCGGCAACGTGGTCGATAACCCGACCCTCCGCCAGCAATTTTTAGCGGATTTTGCGGCCTTGCCCTTGCCTAAGATTCTGGTACACGGGGGCGGGAAGATTGCTACGCAGGTGGCAGTCAAACTGGATGTGGAAACGGTTATGGTGGAAGGTCGCCGCGTGACCGATGCCGCCATGCTGGATGTTGTCACGATGGTGTACGGGGGACTCGTTAACAAGCAACTCGTCGCTCAGCTACAGGCTCTGGATTGTAACGCTCTGGGGCTGACCGGAGCCGATGGCGGCATTATCCGATCGAAAAAACGGACAGGCTGGAATGTTGATTACGGTTTTGTAGGCGACATTGAGTCCGTGAATGAGGAGCAGATCAAGCGGTTTCTGGAAGTAGGGCTGGTTCCCGTTTTCGCTCCGCTGACCTTTGATCCGGCTCTGGCTTCCATGCTCAATACCAATGCCGATACCCAGGCTCAGGCCGTTGCGGTAGCATTAGCGAAGCATTTTGAAGTTAATTTAGTATATTGTTTCGAAAAAAAAGGCGTATTGACTAATCCTGAAGACGATACGACCGTCATACCCGAACTATATCCGAGTACTTACGCCGAGCACAAAGCCTCCGGAGCTATTTACGCCGGGATGATTCCGAAGCTGGATAATGCCTTCAAGGCCCTTCACGATGGCGTTAAACAGGTTACCATCTGCCACGCTACCGATCTTCGACAGGCCGTTAGCGAAGGCACCGCCGGTACCCGGATCCGACTTACAGAATAGAAGCCATTCCGCCCGAATGGTTTGTTTAAACCACCGCAATTGGTAATAACACCGTATGAAATCACTTTTTGACTCTCGTGTTCATGGCTTCTTGATTGGTACTGCTGTGGGAGATGCTATGGGTGTTCCGGTGGAATTTACAACGCGTAATTTTCTAAAAAACAAGCCCGTTGAAGGTATGCGAGCCTACGGCACGCACCACCAGCCCGCCGGAACCTGGTCGGATGATAGTGCTCTGACCTATCAAACCATCGAAACACTAATACAGGGGCTGGATTACCGAACCCTGGCAAACCGCTTTTTAAACTGGTATCTTTACGGGGACTGGACGGCTCATGGTTCCGTATTCGACATTGGTATTTCCACCCGTAACGCTCTAGATCGTCTGGAACAGGGCGTAGAGCCCCTGAAGGCGGGCGAAACGAGTGAACTTTGTAATGGCAACGGATCGCTTATGCGAATCCTGCCCCTAGCTTTCTACTTTCACTACCAGCAGCCGAAGTTGAGTTTGGATGAACGCTTTGCGATTGTACGCAACGTATCAAGCCTGACCCACGGCCACATTCGTTCGGTGATTGCCTGCTTCGTACTAGTTTCCTTTGCTCAGGAACTCCTGGCGGGTAAGGAAAAAGTAGAAGCCTACCGGACGATTCAGCAATCGCTGGGTTCGTTTCCCGAGCAGATTTGTTCAGCGGATGAATGTGAACTGTTTGCCCGTATTTTAAAAGAAGACCTTATACAATTATCGGAAAAGGAAATATACTCTTCTGGTTACGTACTGCATTCGCTGGAAGCCGCACTGTGGAGTTTTCTGACGACTGACACGTATTCGGATGCCGTCCTGCGGGCCGTAAATCTGGCAGATGATGCCGATACTACGGGTTCCGTTACGGGCGGTCTGGCCGGACTCTATTACGGACTGGAAGGTATTCCGGTCAACTGGGTGCAAACGCTGGCTCGCTTCGAAGACATCGAAGACTTGGCTGGGCGATTTACCCGTTTTCTTCATTCATAAAGAAGGAGGCATACGGCCCCTTTTTAAATTAGTAAGTATGGCTCAGCTTCTTGAAAGCCTCACTATTGATTCCATTGAATTACTCAAACGTCTGATCGCGACGCCCTCCTTTAGCCGGGAAGAAGATCAGACGGCGTATCTGCTGGAAGAGTTTTTCCGGGAACGGAACATGCCCTTTTCCCGAATGAATAACAACCTGTGG
Coding sequences within it:
- a CDS encoding aspartate aminotransferase family protein, yielding MNPFNVYPLYDIEPVKAQGSYLWDKKGDQYLDLYGGHAVISVGHSHPYYVEALTRQLSQIGFYSNSVQIPLQKELGEKLGALSGYPDYSLFLVNSGAEANENALKLASFYNGRKKVIAFKAAFHGRTSGAVAVTDNPSIVAPINDNSHVTFIPFNDVEALKANMSEEICAVIVEGIQGVGGIHVTSTEFLQAARQLCDQFGSVLILDSVQCGYGRTGKFFSHQFTGVEPDLITTAKGMGNGFPIGSVLISPKFHAKFGMLGTTFGGNHLACAAAVAVLDIMKNENLIENAEKQGAYLFEQLKGISGIKELRGRGLMIGIEFEQPVDKIRDTLLFEHKIFCGYAGKHTLRLLPSLAIGQAESDQFLEALDQVLAVNA
- a CDS encoding ADP-ribosylglycohydrolase family protein, with product MKSLFDSRVHGFLIGTAVGDAMGVPVEFTTRNFLKNKPVEGMRAYGTHHQPAGTWSDDSALTYQTIETLIQGLDYRTLANRFLNWYLYGDWTAHGSVFDIGISTRNALDRLEQGVEPLKAGETSELCNGNGSLMRILPLAFYFHYQQPKLSLDERFAIVRNVSSLTHGHIRSVIACFVLVSFAQELLAGKEKVEAYRTIQQSLGSFPEQICSADECELFARILKEDLIQLSEKEIYSSGYVLHSLEAALWSFLTTDTYSDAVLRAVNLADDADTTGSVTGGLAGLYYGLEGIPVNWVQTLARFEDIEDLAGRFTRFLHS
- a CDS encoding N-acetylornithine carbamoyltransferase, whose protein sequence is MKQFLSVHDVPDLPGLVQEALWLKQNPYADENLGRHKTLGLLFFNASLRTRLSTQKAAENLGMKVMVMNVTTDSWGLEFEDGAIMNGNKAEHVKEAAAVVGQYCDIIGVRSFPSLTDREKDYQEQVIKQFVKYAGVPILSLESATRHPLQSFTDLITIEETKTVARPKVVLTWAPHVKALPQAVPNSFAEWMNAADVDFVITHPEGYALAPEFSGNARVTHNQREAFEGADFIYAKNWSSYETYGQIINSDPAWMITQEKMGLTNQAKFMHCLPVRRNLVVEDAVLDSANSIVIQEAGNRVWAAQAVLKRMLQA
- the argC gene encoding N-acetyl-gamma-glutamyl-phosphate reductase yields the protein MKIGIIGAAGYTGGELLRILIHHPEATIAYAHSNSQAGKPVASTHTDLFGDTDLTFAEHFHTDVDVVFLCSGHGESKKFLAANPDFENVRIIDLSTDFRDESNGFVYGLPELQRDGIRQAQKVANPGCFATSIELALLPLAQAGLLKDEVHVSAVTGSTGAGQSLSATSHFSWRNNNMSIYKAFTHQHLTEIGMVLRKGQADFTQKINFIPYRGNFTRGIMANVYTEFAGTLEEATKLYTDYYATHPFTHVSPASIDVKQVVNTNKGLVHLEVHEGQLLITSIIDNLTKGASGQAVQNMNLMFGLDEKAGLNLKSVGF
- the argB gene encoding acetylglutamate kinase, which encodes MLTVIKIGGNVVDNPTLRQQFLADFAALPLPKILVHGGGKIATQVAVKLDVETVMVEGRRVTDAAMLDVVTMVYGGLVNKQLVAQLQALDCNALGLTGADGGIIRSKKRTGWNVDYGFVGDIESVNEEQIKRFLEVGLVPVFAPLTFDPALASMLNTNADTQAQAVAVALAKHFEVNLVYCFEKKGVLTNPEDDTTVIPELYPSTYAEHKASGAIYAGMIPKLDNAFKALHDGVKQVTICHATDLRQAVSEGTAGTRIRLTE